The nucleotide window ACGAACAGCGGCGCTGACCAGTCGCCGGGTCACCCGCTCGATTATACCGCCCCAAACTGCCGCCCAGCATCCGCGTCTACGTATGTGCCGTTGACCGTCGGTGCGGAACCTTAGAGCGGAGTTATGGAGCGACGCAAATCGTTGAAACCAGCGCAGATATTTGGGTATATTGATCGGGACGTCATCGTCAGACGGCAAATTCTACAAAAGGAGTAAAAGACGGCATGATTGAAGTTGGCAAACAAGCGCCTGACTTCGAGCTGGTGAGTCACTTGGCCGGAACCAAGTTCACCCTCAGCCAGTTCAAAGGTCAGAAAAACGTCATGTTGGTGTTCTATCCCCTGGATTGGACTCCCACTTGAAGCAGGGAGGTGCCTGGACTCGAAGCTCTGAAGAGCGATTTCCAGGCCTGTGACACCCAAGTTTTGGGTGTGAGTATCGATAGCAGATTTTCCCACGACAACTGGGCGAAATCTTTGGGCGGTGTGTCGTTTCCGCTGCTGCAGGATTTTCATCCGAAAGGGGCGATGGCGGAGAAATACGGTGCCTATATGGCTGACAAAGGCATCACCGATCGCGCCACCGTGATCGTCGACAAACAAGGCGCGGTGCGCTACTCGGTGTCGGTCACGCCGGCCGGCGAGCGCAATCCGAAGGATCTTTTGGCGGAATGCCAAAAAGTTAACAAAGGGTAAGCGCATCGAACAAAGAGTTTCTCGCGCAAAGCTCGCAGAGGCCGCAAAGGAATTAAATCGATTCCGAGCATGGCGGCTTTTGCGTTCTTTGCGCGAGACAATCGACGAGTAGCAATATGGCGATGGAACTTTTTTTCTACAACGAATGCGGATTTTCTCAGAGCGTGCTCAACTGCATGGTCAATCTTCATTGCGAAGATAAGATCGTCAAGAAAAATATCCGGGAGAACCCGGACAATGAAAAAGAGTTGATCGACTGGACCGGCGCTAAGACCGTTCCGGTTTTGGTTGTCGATGGCAAGCCGATTAAAGGCTCGGAAGCGATCAATCAGTTTCTTGTGGGGAAGTTTCTGTAGTTGGTATTGGATCAGTGCGCAAAAAGGGGATGGATGACCTCCATCCCCTTTTTTTTGAGATTTGCTTTTGCTTAACTCACTTTTGGCAAGACCGCAGCGACCTTGTCGGCGACGAAATCCAATTCTTCCTTTGATATCGTGAGCGGTGGCAAGAAGCGCAACACCGTCGCGCCCGCCGGCATGGCGAGCACGCCAAGCTCCATCAGCTTGACCAAATAGGGCTGGCCTTTTTCTTTCAAATCCATTCCCACCATCAAACCCATGTGGCGGATCTCGCGGACATTGGCGAATTTTTGTTGGCCGAGTTTACCAATGAAATATTCGCCTTTTTCGCGCGCCTGATCGGCGAGTTTGTTTTCGGTCATAAAATCGATAGCGGCGCTGCCGGCAGCGCAAGCGAGCGGGTTACCGCCGAAGGTGCTGCCGTGTTTGCCCATCGGCGGTTGAATTTTTTCCGAGCAGACAACGGCGCCCATGGGCACGCCGCCTGCGATGCCCTTAGCCAGGCAGAGAATGTCCGGCTGTAGATCGAAGTGCTCGCAGGCGAACATTTTACCGGTGCGGCAAAAGCCGGTTTGTACTTCGTCGATGATCAGAAGAATATTTTTCTCGTCGCAGAGCTGGCGCACCTTGGTGAAATAGTCGCCCGTGCCGGGATGGACGCCGCCTTCGCCTTGTACGATTTCGAGGATAATGCCTGCCGTGTCGTCGGTAATGTTTTCTGTGAGCTTGTCGAAATTGTTGAACGCGACGTATTTGAAGCCCGGCACCAACGGCTCGAACTCTTTGCGATATTCCGGATTGAACGTCGCGGTGGTCGAGCCCAGGGTGCGGCCATGGAACCCGCGCATGGCGGTGATGAATTCTTTTTTCTTGGTGGTGAAGCGGGCGAACTTGATCGCCGCTTCGATGGCCTCCGTGCCCGAGTTGCAGAGAAAAGCACGCGTGAGATTCTTTGGCGTGACCGAAAGCAGCTTTTCCAGGAAACGCGCGCGGGTGTCATTGTAGAGCGTCATCGAGCAGCTGATGAGCAGGCGCGCTTGTGCGGCAATCGCGGCAGCGACGCTTTCGTTACAGTGGCCGACGTTGGCGACGCCGTGGCCGGCAATGCAGTCGATGTATTCCTTGCCGTTCGAGTCCCAG belongs to Deltaproteobacteria bacterium and includes:
- a CDS encoding redoxin domain-containing protein, with the protein product MIEVGKQAPDFELVSHLAGTKFTLSQFKGQKNVMLVFYPLDWTPT
- a CDS encoding redoxin domain-containing protein encodes the protein MPGLEALKSDFQACDTQVLGVSIDSRFSHDNWAKSLGGVSFPLLQDFHPKGAMAEKYGAYMADKGITDRATVIVDKQGAVRYSVSVTPAGERNPKDLLAECQKVNKG
- a CDS encoding acetylornithine/succinylornithine family transaminase, with translation MTDFIELEKNHEFDVYPKRDLVLVRGQGAKVWDSNGKEYIDCIAGHGVANVGHCNESVAAAIAAQARLLISCSMTLYNDTRARFLEKLLSVTPKNLTRAFLCNSGTEAIEAAIKFARFTTKKKEFITAMRGFHGRTLGSTTATFNPEYRKEFEPLVPGFKYVAFNNFDKLTENITDDTAGIILEIVQGEGGVHPGTGDYFTKVRQLCDEKNILLIIDEVQTGFCRTGKMFACEHFDLQPDILCLAKGIAGGVPMGAVVCSEKIQPPMGKHGSTFGGNPLACAAGSAAIDFMTENKLADQAREKGEYFIGKLGQQKFANVREIRHMGLMVGMDLKEKGQPYLVKLMELGVLAMPAGATVLRFLPPLTISKEELDFVADKVAAVLPKVS